The following are from one region of the Methanomassiliicoccales archaeon LGM-DZ1 genome:
- a CDS encoding isochorismatase family protein — MTGAALLLIDVQRGFVSAETEHAVPRIRELLELPFGTVIATKFVNVPGSPYRELMGWTGMASPPDTDLLDFVEDRADFIIEKHLYTAADGRLLALLKERRVGTVYIAGFDTDCCILKNAEDLFEKGIPCRVLMHYSASNGGRASHDAARTVLMRSIGGAGIIDGPIDASSIQ, encoded by the coding sequence TTGACCGGCGCCGCCCTGCTGCTGATCGATGTGCAGCGGGGCTTCGTCTCGGCGGAGACCGAGCATGCCGTCCCGCGCATCAGGGAGCTTCTGGAGCTTCCGTTCGGGACGGTCATAGCGACGAAGTTCGTCAACGTCCCGGGGTCCCCTTACCGGGAGCTCATGGGCTGGACGGGGATGGCGTCCCCGCCCGACACGGATCTTCTGGACTTCGTCGAGGACAGGGCGGACTTCATCATCGAGAAACATCTCTACACGGCGGCGGACGGCAGGCTGCTGGCACTCCTGAAGGAGCGCAGAGTAGGAACTGTATACATAGCAGGCTTCGACACCGATTGCTGCATCCTGAAGAACGCCGAGGACCTTTTCGAGAAGGGAATCCCCTGCCGCGTCCTCATGCATTACTCCGCATCCAACGGCGGCCGGGCCAGCCATGACGCCGCGAGGACCGTGCTGATGCGCTCGATAGGGGGCGCAGGCATCATCGACGGCCCGATAGATGCATCATCCATACAGTGA
- a CDS encoding bifunctional phosphoglucose/phosphomannose isomerase, with protein sequence MDFSTEQLNEMSSEVSGFVDDLEEAVSSKTGLKRKYSHILICGMGASAIGGRIYADSMYYKSPVSVDIVKTMSLPSWINKENTLLVACSYSGNTAETLYMYEKAIDMGLDVVSVTHGGDLLELTRKNGNPLVMINGKKMQPRSAIGWFIGTLGAIIEDAGGPAVRDEIRGMIPRLRRYQEDIEDGEGEAWRLAEAVDGKVPVVYGTPDMESIAVRMKNQLNENSKMVAFSGVMPEFNHNEVVGWYDDNKRFDFVPIIINDDSLEYINDIVHATSDLLKTRGLEPKYIETRGDTQLERMIYGIMFGDHVSLYLASLHSVDPCNVDPITDIKSRIKGVFKGRGEKR encoded by the coding sequence ATGGATTTTTCAACTGAGCAACTCAACGAAATGTCGTCGGAGGTCTCGGGTTTCGTTGACGACCTCGAAGAGGCCGTTTCCTCTAAGACAGGTCTTAAGAGAAAGTATTCTCACATCCTCATCTGCGGAATGGGCGCATCTGCTATCGGCGGGAGGATCTACGCTGATTCGATGTACTACAAGTCTCCGGTGTCGGTGGACATCGTGAAGACTATGTCGCTGCCTTCGTGGATCAACAAGGAGAACACCCTGCTGGTGGCCTGCAGTTACTCGGGCAACACGGCTGAGACGCTCTACATGTACGAGAAGGCCATCGACATGGGCCTCGATGTGGTCTCGGTGACACATGGCGGCGATCTTCTGGAGCTTACCAGGAAGAACGGCAATCCATTGGTAATGATTAACGGCAAGAAGATGCAGCCTCGCAGCGCCATCGGGTGGTTCATCGGCACTCTGGGGGCCATCATCGAGGATGCCGGCGGACCCGCCGTGAGGGATGAGATCAGAGGGATGATCCCACGTCTCCGCCGCTATCAGGAGGACATCGAGGACGGCGAAGGGGAAGCCTGGAGGCTGGCAGAAGCCGTCGATGGGAAGGTACCAGTTGTCTATGGGACGCCGGACATGGAGTCGATTGCCGTCAGGATGAAGAACCAGCTCAACGAGAACTCGAAGATGGTGGCATTCTCCGGAGTGATGCCTGAGTTCAATCACAACGAGGTCGTCGGCTGGTACGATGACAACAAGAGGTTCGATTTCGTCCCGATCATCATCAACGATGATTCTCTGGAGTACATCAACGACATCGTCCACGCAACGTCGGACCTGTTGAAGACCCGCGGGCTGGAACCGAAGTACATCGAGACCCGCGGCGATACCCAGCTGGAGCGGATGATCTACGGCATCATGTTTGGGGACCATGTGTCTCTATATCTGGCCTCTCTGCACAGTGTCGATCCCTGCAACGTCGACCCCATCACCGACATCAAGTCGAGGATAAAGGGCGTGTTCAAGGGCAGGGGCGAGAAACGGTGA
- the rfbA gene encoding glucose-1-phosphate thymidylyltransferase RfbA has translation MAAGRGTRLYPASQHISKILLPIYDKPMIYYPLSALMSAGITEILVIVSKEDRAYFKRLLGDGSQFGIKIKFAVQKTLRGIADAFLIGEKFIGGGSVALALGDNIFCGDEMDELLAEAMSNDGATVFCKKVSDPERFGVAEFDADGKVVSLEEKPAEPKSDMAVTGLYFYDRDAVKYAKQLRPSQRGELEITDLNRLYMQAGKLRAISLPDEVTWADTGTFDTMLSAGNYVHDAEKNGRALVGCPEQVALSRGYITKKQLLQWVSRFKETAYYSFLKDLAQSERGTWSAPRTRLSKALRPSPSMSSER, from the coding sequence ATGGCAGCCGGCAGGGGCACCCGTCTCTATCCGGCCAGCCAGCACATCTCGAAGATCCTGCTGCCGATCTACGACAAACCCATGATCTACTATCCGCTTTCCGCGCTGATGAGCGCGGGGATAACCGAGATTCTGGTGATCGTCAGCAAGGAGGACAGAGCGTATTTCAAACGGCTCCTCGGCGACGGGTCCCAGTTCGGGATCAAGATAAAGTTCGCGGTCCAGAAGACCCTGCGCGGCATCGCCGATGCTTTCCTGATAGGCGAGAAGTTCATCGGAGGGGGAAGCGTCGCCCTCGCCCTCGGCGACAACATATTCTGCGGGGACGAGATGGATGAGCTTCTGGCCGAGGCGATGTCGAACGACGGCGCCACAGTGTTCTGCAAGAAGGTCAGCGACCCGGAGAGGTTCGGCGTCGCGGAGTTCGATGCTGACGGCAAGGTCGTCTCCCTCGAGGAGAAGCCTGCTGAGCCGAAGTCTGACATGGCCGTCACGGGGCTGTACTTCTACGACCGGGATGCAGTGAAGTACGCCAAGCAGCTCAGGCCGTCGCAGCGCGGAGAGCTCGAGATAACCGACCTGAACAGGCTCTACATGCAGGCAGGGAAGCTCCGCGCGATATCCCTGCCGGACGAGGTCACCTGGGCGGACACCGGAACCTTCGACACCATGCTGTCGGCCGGGAACTACGTCCACGATGCCGAGAAGAACGGGCGCGCCCTTGTAGGATGCCCGGAGCAGGTCGCCCTCAGCAGGGGCTACATCACCAAGAAGCAGCTCCTCCAGTGGGTCTCCAGGTTCAAGGAGACGGCATACTACAGCTTCCTCAAGGACCTGGCACAGTCCGAGCGAGGAACATGGTCAGCTCCCCGGACAAGGCTGTCGAAGGCGCTGAGGCCGTCGCCTTCGATGTCTTCGGAACGCTGA